A genomic region of Ewingella sp. CoE-038-23 contains the following coding sequences:
- a CDS encoding AroM family protein produces MMTSFATLTIGQAPRSDIMPLLMEYLPEDAVTHVGLLDGLTPEQIEQRFAPEQGEPLLVSRLLDGTQVTLGSWHVERALQEKVDWLEELGCETILLLCTGEFHGLKAKTAMLLEPDRIIPPLVGAIVGTHQVGIVVPVEEQIEEQANKWRKLSKKPCFAVASPYLADEAKLTEAALALEEQGAQVVVLDCIGYHRHHGDLLQSKLGIPVLLSNVLVAKLAAELIV; encoded by the coding sequence ATGATGACTTCCTTTGCGACTCTGACTATCGGTCAGGCACCACGTAGCGACATCATGCCGCTGTTGATGGAATACCTTCCTGAAGATGCCGTGACCCACGTCGGCCTGCTCGACGGGCTGACTCCGGAACAAATCGAGCAGCGCTTCGCGCCCGAACAGGGTGAGCCGCTGCTGGTTTCGCGCCTGTTAGACGGCACGCAGGTCACTCTCGGCTCGTGGCACGTCGAGCGCGCCTTGCAGGAAAAAGTGGACTGGCTGGAAGAGCTGGGCTGCGAAACCATTTTGCTGCTTTGCACCGGCGAGTTTCATGGCCTGAAGGCCAAAACCGCGATGCTGCTTGAGCCGGACCGGATTATTCCGCCGCTGGTGGGCGCGATTGTTGGGACGCATCAGGTGGGCATTGTGGTGCCAGTGGAAGAGCAGATTGAGGAGCAGGCCAACAAGTGGCGTAAGCTGTCGAAAAAGCCCTGTTTCGCCGTCGCCAGCCCTTATCTGGCTGATGAAGCCAAGCTGACCGAAGCCGCGCTGGCCCTTGAAGAGCAGGGCGCGCAGGTGGTGGTGCTGGATTGCATTGGCTATCACCGTCATCATGGTGACTTGTTGCAAAGTAAGCTGGGCATCCCGGTTCTGCTGTCAAACGTGCTGGTTGCCAAATTGGCCGCCGAGCTTATCGTCTGA
- a CDS encoding DUF1177 domain-containing protein, translating into MSLQQTLTVFELIDNAYVSGQDVVDLFAGYSGVTATTHRADGPKGGTDFVKITLPGSDGKISGGSAPTLGIIGRLGGIGARPTRIGVVSDADGAIAAISAALKLAEMQRKGDVLAGDVIVTTHICPNAPTRPHDPVDFMDSPIDDVTMNDNEVVAGVDAILSIDTTKGNRIINHKGFAISPTVKEGYILRVSEDLLRIMEMTSGKPAVTFPITTQDITPYGNGVHHLNSILQPSTATDVPVVGVAITAESVVPGCGTGASHEVDIALTAKFAVEVAKEFGRGTCQFFDADEYQLLLSLYGSLRHLQSRN; encoded by the coding sequence ATGAGTTTGCAACAAACATTAACGGTGTTCGAACTGATCGATAACGCGTACGTCAGTGGTCAGGACGTGGTGGATTTGTTCGCTGGATATTCTGGCGTAACGGCCACTACGCACCGCGCGGATGGCCCGAAAGGCGGCACTGATTTTGTTAAAATCACGCTGCCGGGCAGCGACGGTAAAATCAGCGGCGGCAGTGCGCCAACGCTTGGGATTATTGGTCGCTTAGGCGGCATAGGTGCGCGTCCGACGCGCATTGGCGTGGTGTCTGACGCCGATGGCGCAATCGCGGCTATCAGCGCGGCTCTCAAGCTCGCTGAGATGCAGCGTAAAGGCGATGTGCTGGCCGGTGACGTTATCGTCACCACCCATATCTGCCCGAATGCGCCGACTCGACCTCATGATCCGGTGGATTTCATGGACTCGCCAATCGACGACGTCACCATGAATGACAACGAAGTGGTAGCGGGCGTGGACGCGATTTTGTCCATCGATACCACCAAAGGTAACCGAATCATAAACCATAAAGGTTTTGCGATTTCGCCAACGGTTAAAGAAGGTTATATTTTGCGCGTATCCGAAGATTTACTGCGCATTATGGAAATGACCAGCGGCAAACCGGCGGTGACTTTCCCAATCACCACTCAGGACATCACGCCTTATGGCAATGGTGTGCACCACCTGAACAGCATTCTGCAACCTTCAACGGCGACCGACGTGCCGGTGGTGGGCGTGGCAATTACGGCTGAATCAGTGGTTCCGGGCTGTGGGACGGGCGCAAGCCATGAAGTCGATATTGCACTGACGGCGAAATTTGCCGTTGAAGTCGCTAAAGAGTTTGGTCGTGGCACCTGTCAGTTCTTTGATGCCGACGAATATCAACTGTTGTTGTCGCTGTACGGAAGCTTGCGCCACCTGCAAAGCCGGAATTAA
- a CDS encoding OPT/YSL family transporter has protein sequence MAQHELQNNKQNPLGDVGTLIVMVLLSLLGAIIGVQLITTLGVTPNTSIIGALFAMLLARIPMQAFQRYRSIHTQNLAQTVISSATFGAANSLLMPIAIPYVMGQPQLILPMFIGVSVAMLLDAYLLYRLFDTKVFPASNAWPPGVAAAEAIKAGDKGGRQAWLLVAGVIVGLGGAMLKIPMAAFGTAFIGNIWALSMFGIGLLIRAYAQPLAGMDLNAMYIPHGMMVGAGLVSLIQVVQVVRAKNAEAKASFTQPATEVRKALGLGAFGYIAIAALLALAGGLYSEMSIGMLIAFIVYAAFAAFFHELIVGIAAMHSGWFPAFAVALITLIVGILIGFPPLALCVLTGFTAATGPAFADMGFDLKAGFILRGYGKDLQAELLGRRIQLFAALIAFVIAIPVVWYAHIGYFAQDLVPPVARVYAKTIQAGAQPGIAYSLMIWAIPGALIQLIGGPKRQLGVLLATGLLINSVMAGWAVITGIVLRIIIIRIWGEKGRTPMEILAAGFIAGDALYSFFNSIFSSKAK, from the coding sequence ATGGCACAACATGAGCTTCAAAATAATAAGCAGAATCCACTCGGGGATGTTGGCACATTAATTGTGATGGTATTGCTCTCTTTATTGGGAGCCATCATCGGCGTGCAGTTGATAACGACGTTGGGCGTGACGCCTAACACGTCGATTATCGGCGCGTTATTTGCCATGCTGTTGGCGCGCATTCCTATGCAGGCCTTTCAACGTTATCGTTCTATTCACACACAAAACTTAGCGCAGACGGTGATCTCTTCCGCCACCTTTGGTGCGGCGAACAGCCTGCTGATGCCCATTGCTATCCCTTACGTTATGGGGCAGCCGCAGCTTATTTTACCGATGTTTATCGGGGTGTCCGTAGCCATGTTGCTGGACGCCTACCTGCTTTACCGGTTGTTCGACACCAAGGTGTTTCCGGCCAGCAACGCATGGCCGCCGGGCGTCGCCGCCGCAGAAGCTATCAAGGCGGGTGACAAAGGCGGGCGTCAAGCCTGGCTGCTGGTTGCTGGGGTTATAGTTGGCCTTGGCGGCGCGATGCTGAAGATCCCGATGGCCGCCTTTGGTACAGCGTTTATCGGCAATATCTGGGCCTTGAGCATGTTTGGCATCGGCCTGCTGATCCGCGCTTATGCGCAGCCATTGGCGGGCATGGATCTCAACGCGATGTACATCCCACACGGCATGATGGTAGGCGCGGGGCTGGTGTCATTGATTCAAGTGGTGCAGGTGGTGCGGGCGAAAAATGCCGAAGCCAAAGCCAGCTTCACTCAGCCCGCTACAGAGGTGCGTAAAGCACTGGGTCTGGGCGCCTTTGGTTATATTGCCATTGCCGCGTTGCTGGCGCTGGCGGGCGGTCTGTACAGCGAAATGTCGATCGGCATGCTGATTGCGTTCATCGTCTACGCCGCTTTTGCCGCTTTCTTCCATGAGTTGATTGTCGGCATTGCCGCCATGCACTCGGGCTGGTTCCCGGCCTTTGCCGTGGCGCTGATCACCCTGATTGTCGGTATCTTGATTGGCTTCCCGCCGCTGGCGCTCTGCGTGCTGACCGGCTTTACCGCCGCGACTGGCCCTGCCTTCGCCGACATGGGCTTTGACCTGAAAGCCGGATTTATCCTGCGCGGCTATGGCAAAGATTTACAGGCTGAACTGCTGGGGCGTCGTATCCAGTTGTTCGCCGCACTGATTGCTTTTGTGATTGCTATTCCGGTGGTCTGGTACGCCCACATCGGCTACTTCGCGCAGGATTTGGTTCCGCCGGTAGCCCGCGTCTACGCCAAGACGATTCAGGCAGGTGCACAGCCGGGCATTGCATACAGCTTAATGATTTGGGCCATTCCGGGCGCGTTAATTCAGCTTATCGGCGGGCCTAAGCGCCAGCTCGGTGTTCTGCTGGCGACCGGTTTGCTGATTAACAGCGTTATGGCTGGATGGGCGGTTATCACCGGTATCGTGCTGCGTATCATCATCATCCGTATTTGGGGTGAGAAGGGCCGCACGCCGATGGAGATTCTGGCGGCAGGCTTTATTGCCGGTGACGCACTGTACAGCTTCTTTAACTCGATTTTCAGCTCCAAGGCTAAATAA
- a CDS encoding IclR family transcriptional regulator produces the protein MTTLENASAVLKLFSQQGSRQGHPGLSFSDVVEHLKLPKSTASRLLMTMEGQGLLERDPDSRLYRIGKLLLSVASHYLSAPLVDAASPYMAQLGQLTQCTGYISMLSGRDIMVMRMFPGRTYLQVVTPAGSLLPAHETAIGRAILARHSIDDVIQRFGTDYRVNSINSPQTLEALLARLAEIRENGVSHACNETLQGISTLATSISNKHRNEMVGLCLSFPSPQEGQDIPAGIKEGLLAVTQQLAEKLGDEYWQ, from the coding sequence ATGACCACATTAGAAAACGCTTCTGCGGTATTAAAATTATTCTCCCAACAAGGAAGCCGACAGGGCCATCCCGGCCTGTCGTTCAGTGACGTGGTCGAGCACCTGAAGTTGCCGAAAAGCACGGCATCGCGCTTATTAATGACGATGGAAGGGCAGGGATTGTTAGAACGCGATCCGGATAGCCGTTTATATCGCATTGGCAAGTTACTGCTGTCGGTGGCCAGCCACTATTTATCGGCGCCTTTGGTCGATGCCGCTTCGCCTTATATGGCGCAGCTTGGCCAGTTGACGCAGTGTACGGGCTATATTTCGATGCTGTCGGGGCGCGACATTATGGTCATGCGCATGTTCCCCGGCAGAACCTATTTACAAGTGGTGACACCGGCGGGGAGTTTACTGCCAGCTCATGAAACTGCCATTGGTCGCGCAATTTTGGCGCGCCACAGTATTGATGATGTCATTCAACGATTTGGCACGGATTATCGTGTTAATTCGATCAATTCTCCGCAAACTTTAGAGGCATTATTAGCTCGCCTTGCGGAGATACGGGAAAACGGCGTGTCTCATGCCTGCAACGAAACTCTGCAAGGCATCAGTACATTAGCCACCAGTATTAGCAATAAGCACCGCAATGAGATGGTGGGACTGTGTTTATCGTTTCCTTCGCCACAAGAAGGTCAGGATATTCCCGCCGGGATCAAAGAGGGGCTGCTGGCCGTCACTCAGCAATTAGCTGAAAAATTGGGTGATGAGTATTGGCAATAG
- a CDS encoding YaiA family protein — protein MPSQPPYPRKAYIVPVEKGESGKTETWYELRADHPKPNTLISEHETESEALDSKRRYEDEDIS, from the coding sequence ATGCCGAGTCAGCCTCCCTATCCACGTAAAGCTTACATTGTGCCGGTTGAAAAAGGCGAATCGGGCAAAACCGAAACATGGTATGAACTGCGCGCCGACCATCCGAAACCCAATACCTTGATCAGTGAACATGAAACCGAAAGCGAAGCTTTGGACTCCAAACGTCGCTATGAAGATGAAGACATCAGTTAA
- the aroL gene encoding shikimate kinase AroL, whose product MTQPIFMIGARGAGKTTVGSALAQALGFKFVDTDSYLLQTSNLSVAEIVEREGWEGFRRRETQALESTSAPQTVVATGGGIVLAAENRAFMRRTGTVIYLRSPAATLAQRLEESPLEDQRPTLTGKPITEEMLEVLNERENLYQEAAHIVIDGTRDPASIVDAILDALAAPVAR is encoded by the coding sequence ATGACTCAACCCATTTTCATGATAGGCGCACGCGGCGCAGGTAAAACCACGGTAGGCAGCGCGCTGGCGCAGGCGTTGGGCTTTAAATTCGTCGATACCGATAGCTATCTGCTGCAAACCTCAAACCTCAGCGTGGCTGAGATTGTTGAGCGCGAAGGCTGGGAGGGTTTTCGCCGTCGCGAAACTCAGGCGCTTGAAAGCACCAGCGCCCCCCAGACCGTGGTCGCGACAGGCGGTGGGATAGTGTTGGCGGCGGAAAACCGCGCCTTTATGCGCCGTACCGGCACCGTTATTTATCTGCGCTCTCCGGCAGCGACGTTGGCGCAGCGTCTTGAAGAGTCACCTCTGGAAGACCAGCGTCCTACGCTGACCGGCAAACCTATCACTGAAGAGATGTTAGAAGTGCTGAATGAGCGCGAAAATCTGTATCAGGAAGCCGCGCATATTGTGATTGATGGCACTCGAGATCCTGCCAGCATTGTCGACGCTATTTTGGATGCGCTGGCCGCGCCGGTGGCGCGCTAG
- a CDS encoding class I SAM-dependent methyltransferase — MLNATKLTIRNTRVSLQNQFFYLQNFISSPRTMGTLMPSSPWLCRSMLSQIDWAKSLKIAELGSADGVLTKRILSNMRADAHLQAFEIQPSFVHKLNLIDDPRLQVMAHSAEFLEGDFDAIFSCLPLLSMPTRISMKILQQAQQRLKANDGVMVQFQYSHLSEKMLSRYFTWQKIRVVKNFPPALVYVCKPR; from the coding sequence ATGCTAAATGCGACAAAACTGACGATCAGAAACACCCGGGTATCGCTGCAGAATCAATTTTTCTATCTACAGAATTTTATCTCTTCGCCACGAACGATGGGGACACTCATGCCGTCGTCGCCGTGGTTGTGTCGCTCAATGCTCAGCCAAATTGACTGGGCCAAGTCCCTTAAGATTGCTGAGCTTGGCTCGGCGGACGGCGTGTTGACCAAGCGTATTCTGAGCAACATGCGGGCCGATGCCCATCTTCAGGCGTTTGAGATCCAGCCAAGCTTTGTGCATAAGCTTAACCTGATTGACGATCCGCGCTTGCAGGTGATGGCGCATTCGGCGGAGTTTCTGGAGGGGGATTTCGACGCCATCTTCTCCTGCCTTCCACTCTTATCAATGCCCACGCGCATCAGCATGAAGATTTTGCAGCAGGCCCAGCAGCGTCTGAAAGCCAATGACGGTGTGATGGTGCAGTTTCAATACAGTCATTTATCCGAAAAAATGCTCTCTCGCTACTTTACCTGGCAGAAGATCCGCGTAGTGAAAAATTTCCCGCCCGCGCTGGTTTACGTGTGTAAGCCACGATAA